Sequence from the Bacillus thuringiensis genome:
ATAAAAAGATGTACTTATATAAACCAGAAATTTAGCTGAGCTGGATAATAAAAATAAAGGTAGGAGATTTAAATGGAGACGAAACAAGATAACCTTATTTATGTATGGGACGCTTATTGTGGATGGTGCTATGGCTTTTCAGAAAGTATTAAAGGGTTTTACAAAAACCACACTGAAATGCCGTTAACCGTTTTATGTGGAGGTTTATTCTTAGATAATTTACCAATGAAAAATTTCTCATATATAGAAGAGGGAAATAAAAGAATTAATCAACTCACAGGTGCAGAATTTGGTCCTTCATATCAAAAATTGGTGGAAGAAGGTACTTTTAAAATGAATTCGAAAGATGCTGCAATTGGTTTTTCAGCATTACGCTCATTAGCTCCAGACCGTTTGTTAGAATTCACTTCGGCTATGCAAAAAGCGTTTTATTATGAGGGACAAAGTCTAAGTGATCCTGAGACATATCGTAAGATTGCAATCGAGCATGGTTTGGACCCTGAACAAGTATTAGACCGCTTAAACGCTCAAGAAACAGTAATAGATGTCCAAAATGATTTCAATAAAGTTCGACAGCTTGGTGTTAATAGTTATCCTTCATTACTTTTACAAAAGGATAATCAAATTATTCCTATTGGTGGCGGGGTAATGACGCCAGATAAAATCGAAGCACGTTTTAAAAGTTTATATTAAAAAATCTTAAGCTACAGTATATTGCATGTAACGTTTTAAGAAAAACTACTATAAGTAAATGGACTAAACCTTTTTTATAATAGTTGGTTTCAATTTGTATTTAAACAGTCCAATTTTATTATAGGTCATAGTAATAAACATATTATCTTACGCCAACTGACATTTATCTCCCGAATAATTGTTTGTGCTGTCACACTTTCAGGTGAATTGAATAGGGAGTTTCTATTTGTACAAGAAAAAAATGTGTGATTTATTTAATAACTTTAACAAAAGGAGAGAAACATTCTATGTTTAAAACAATCGATACAAATCAAAAAGATATAAAATTGACGGTGTTTAGTTCAGACGAAAAAAGTTTCATGGTCACTGCAACCTTAGTTGAGAAAGCAGGACATGCATTTTTAATAAACTCAAAATTTACTCAGTCTGATTCGAAAGAAATAATTGATTATCTGAAAAAAAATAACTTATCTCTAGATAAAATCTTTATTATTCATGGGGATCCAGACTACTACTTTGGATTAGAGAGCATTAAAGCTGCTTATCCAGAAGCTATAGCGTATGCTACAGAGTCTACGGTTGAACATATTGCTCATTCTGTATTAGGGAAATTGAAAGTTTGGAAAGATGCACTTGGAGAAAATGCACCAAGTAATGTGGTATTACCTCAAGTGTTTAAGGAAAAATCTATTGATTTTCAGGAACTAACATTTGAACTAGTAGGCTTAGACAATTACAGAACTAGCTTATTTAACAGAGAACTGAAATTATTAATTGGTGGTATAGATGTATTTAACGAAATCCATCTATTCTTAGCAGATACTAGTTCAAAAGCAGCGATGGAGGCATGGATTGAGAACTTGAGAGTGTTACAAGCATTACAAGCTGACGTAATTGTACCTAGCCATGGATCAATTGAAAAATCATTAGATAATCAAGCGATTACTGCAACTATGGATTATTTAAGAACTGCAATTCAAGCTTCTGAGGAAAGTAAGAATTCAAACGATTTTGTAGCAAAACTTGATGCAGCATATCCAGGCTATACAAATAAAGGTGTATTAGAATTAAGTGCAAAAGTTGTAACAAA
This genomic interval carries:
- a CDS encoding DsbA family protein, with the protein product METKQDNLIYVWDAYCGWCYGFSESIKGFYKNHTEMPLTVLCGGLFLDNLPMKNFSYIEEGNKRINQLTGAEFGPSYQKLVEEGTFKMNSKDAAIGFSALRSLAPDRLLEFTSAMQKAFYYEGQSLSDPETYRKIAIEHGLDPEQVLDRLNAQETVIDVQNDFNKVRQLGVNSYPSLLLQKDNQIIPIGGGVMTPDKIEARFKSLY
- a CDS encoding MBL fold metallo-hydrolase; the protein is MFKTIDTNQKDIKLTVFSSDEKSFMVTATLVEKAGHAFLINSKFTQSDSKEIIDYLKKNNLSLDKIFIIHGDPDYYFGLESIKAAYPEAIAYATESTVEHIAHSVLGKLKVWKDALGENAPSNVVLPQVFKEKSIDFQELTFELVGLDNYRTSLFNRELKLLIGGIDVFNEIHLFLADTSSKAAMEAWIENLRVLQALQADVIVPSHGSIEKSLDNQAITATMDYLRTAIQASEESKNSNDFVAKLDAAYPGYTNKGVLELSAKVVTKEMPWG